tctcttcgtGGTAGTTACAAGAGACGTTTCCTTGCTGCTATCCCTTGAAGTAGATTTCTAGCTGTAAACAGTGTTGAAATACAAAAAGCCTAGACCTTGGGTGTGGGCACACTGCTCTGATGGGGTGAGACACCAGAGGTGAATGGACAAGACACCGGATttagtgggggttttttgggtaCATCCTGTACACATCTATGAGCTTTCAGATTCCGGCATCCAAACCCAGCGTGACTCATGCCACAAGGAGAAAGTGAGACCCAAGCAATTCCCACCTTAGAGGATTAAACTGGAAGCAGGGCTTTTACTGTAAATTACTTTAATGCAGGTATGTCTAGCATTTTGCAGTTCCAAAGCGACAGCTTATTTGTGACCTGTACCCAGCTCTTGACCGTCCCGGCAGGAGCGGCTGCCACTCTGCTTGTTGGAAGTGAAGGCTGTGATTGTTGTTCATGTGAAAAGCAGGACAGCTCTTGAGCAGGTCCTCGCAAGTCACGCGAGATCCCTACGAATGAGCAGGGACgagggtgaaaaaaacccaccccttCAGAACACAGCACTGGCAGCTGAAATGGAAACTGGCATTTAGAAAGGTCAGAGCGAGACTGTGCTCGCTGCCTGCGTCAGCACTTGTCGCTTTACTGCTGCCTCAGACTCCAGTGAATTTCTCTGTCTGCAAGCACTGCGTGTTACGCTTCGTGATGCTGCAAATGTTCAAGGCGCGTTTGCTCAGGTACTGCTTGTAACACTAGAGTGTGGGTTGACGCCTGGACTTTTGGATTGTGGGGAGCGGAGGGCAGTTCTGTGGATCTTAATTTTGTTCCACACGATAATAAAAATTTGGATTATCTGTATCCCGTGTCCGGAGTGGTCTTTCCATCCCATTCCACTTTGGCTATGCGtatgaaaatgtttcaaaaccaGTAATGGATGACAGATGCTTATGCAGATTGAGAGAAGCGTGGTAGGAGGGATGAGGTATTGGCTATACTACACGGTGCGCCTGCTGACTTCTGTGTGTGAGGGTCTTAAATTGCTCTGGTTTTATTAATTGCAAATACTGGTGGTTTATTAATGCTTTTTACACCATTACGCAGCTGGAGACTAGAACTGCTCCATCCTGCAGCATCTGCCATTCCTGCAgtacagctgcttctgcttttgcaacAGACAATCTTTCCACAGTATGTCAACACAATTTATTACATGCTTTTACACAGCACTAAACTAGCTTTTATACAGTTTATCCTTGTTACTGAGCAGCGACACTTGTACTCGGATCTTTATGCTCATACCCACGGAATGTGTTCGCTTTGgcctaaaaagaaaagaggaggaaaaagaaaaatcactacCTTGCTGCAGCTTACTGCTTTCCCGTTTTCCAATACACCActgcattttattctgaattacTGTCTCCAGTAACAGAATAGTTGGATTTCACAATACTGAAAGATCTCACCAAAAAAGGTAAGATGACAAAAACAGCTACACTGGGTGAGGCATTTTCATGCGGGGCTGCGCAACACACACCCACCCCCACATGGGGTGGGGAGGTGTTTAATTCCGCCGGGGCTGCGTCCCAGCGCAGAGGCCAGAAACTTCTGGATGTTCCGGTGGCAGGGAGGCCATGTGGGATGCAGGTCGCAGCTAGGTGCACTGCTTTAATCTGCCGCAAGAGCTTATCCCTGGCCTGATTAAAAATCCAGAGCTGCAGGGCTGTAGGgcactgggggtgggggttgccctccctgctgcagctgggggggcCAGGACCTTGGGGAGCAGTGACCACCACCCCCCCTGCTTTCAGAAGGGAGTTCATGGAAGCATTACAGGTTGGCCAGGGCCTTCCAGAAAGGTCACAGGACACTTCTTTCCTGGTGCAAACATTCCACCGCAGGGTTGTAGACCTGGAAAACCCTTcttttgcgggggggggggggggcctgtcTTGGGTTTTCAGGAAAGAGTGTGACCTGATGATGTTTCAGCTGCAAAAACTGCCAGGCCACACTGTGCCTGCCTCTGCAGGAGGGCCACCTCCATCCTGCTGGCACCCAACACAGCCtgcgggtttttttggtaaatgtCAGGGAGATACCCACACTTTctgtgcaaggaaaaaaagcaaaaactgccCCACTACAGGacacacctcccccccccccaagttaaCATTGTGAAAAACATTGCAACCTGTTTGCATTGAAACCGCGCTGACTACCACTACCACTTAGCCAGGCTCCTGGCCTGCTTTTGAAAGAGTGGatggattaaaaaagaaaaaaataaactgaagaatGTTACTTTGTCACACTTCGTTCTCTGTAATTGTAAGGAACATTCCCTTAGCCCAAAGACTAATTACTGTTAATCCAcagctgtggaaaatatttagtTATGTTTCCTCTTCTGTCCCAGGGAATACAATCCCCTCAGAACCTTTAATCAATCACAGGCACAGAgttttaaagggaagaaaaaaaaaaacaaaccaaacctctTGCACACACCAGCAAGTCTCAGCTGTGAAAGGGTAAGTTGCTGCGtagctgggcagcagctgggcagcGCTGCAAtctctgctggctgcagctgtaacctcagaaaggagctgctgcctctttgCTACAGGACTGTGATCCTGTGGACTCTGGATTCGCAAGGCAGAGGGTCCAGGCTTGATGCCTGACCTCAGATGAGCTGCGATAATCCCCTTTAGCCACTCTAAATTTTACCCTTTAAGCTAGTTGAAATCCCAAGTATCAGAAAGAGTAAGCCTGAGGTGCATGTTGCTAAAAATGGAACAGGaacaacagagaagaaggatgcACTTACCATATCTGAGACCGTGCCACTGTCGCTAGCAGTTCTCTTTTGCCTTTGGATGTTCATTCAGGAATAGCTCAATGGTGCTGCACTCTGGGGAACAATGTGAGAGGTGGTCTGTGTTCAGCGACTTGCATGcgttacttttttttctttgtgcaaaGCCAATGTCACAATATGGTAATTTGGAAATTGACTTTTAAGATGATCCTTTTGCACAGGATGTTAACAGTAGCGGGACAAGCTGTGCCAAAATAGCCGAGGAGCCGAGTCCTGGGGTTGTTAAGATCCCCTCCTCATTACTTACGCAGCTGTGACCCCTCCTTAGCCATTGCAGCGACTGCGTCCTCATGGCTCTCAAAATGCACgtccacttctcctgtggcATCTCCATGGGAGTTGTATTCTACCATAATCCTTGTGGGCTTCAGCGGAGCAAaaaactgaaatggaagaaaacaaaggagagtTTGGtgagaaagaaacaacagaacAGTAACGCACCCTATTAGTGAGAAAATTGATGGTTTTACTCATAAAGCCTGTCCAGCTATGGGGGAGTCTGAGCTCCTGAGTAACAAAAGGCTCCCCTTCTCTGTCTGGGTGCAGCTGAGGCACACCCAAGTCACCCGTCCCACAGTGCACAGCCTCCCACCCTCTGTGAGCTCCTGGCAGAGTAATTCTTGACAGGAACAAAAATCCTCCCACAGCACACATGTTCTGTACACATCGAGTCATTAAGTACAGGTACATTTGTTCTGCAATGCTGTATACTactaaaaatgaagtaaaattgaTACTAAGAAGGTTCTGAAATTCATTTTTGTACAATCAGCTACTCTGAAATCTAGCTAAGATTATAAATGACTACTTGAGTCAAATAGACAGATGCTAAGACAGCCCAGCAAGCTTTAATCCATTCTTATTTATGGAGGTGAGCATATCACAGTTGTGCCCACGAGGCCATGGCTGCCCTGGGGAGCCTGTAACCCTGAGCAAGCTCAAGTGTCCAAACGCATTcagcctgaaggcaggcagCACTGAGGATTAACACAGATAAAAATGTGAAGTCACATTAGCTGTAACAATTAATCAAGGGTTTGCATTGGTAATGACAACTGAATTTCATTCATAGTACTACTGTTACTCACATTTATTATGTCTTGGGCACTAGCTTGGGCAGGAAAACCCCTCATGTGGACAAAGTGCAGTGGTGATGAGATGTTACCAGATTCTACAACCTGTCTGGagctctctgctccttccctgcatAATTCTgtggaatggaagaaaaaaaaaaatcattaatgctTCCAATTATCACCTCCCTCATGTGACAGCTGTAGACAGCTGGGGTCACGCTCACAGCAGATAATCAGGGTAAAATGAAGGGGCCTCAACGAACACGCACAACAGGGAGGGACTcactattttctctttcagcatcGGAGCCTCCCATGTTGCTGAATTCCCTTTCTTCAAAGATGGATTCTTGTTCTCTTCTTACTTTGGGGTAGGTCACCATCTGCCTGTCGTAAGGCACATGCCTTTGCATGTGATGCTTTCTGCTTACATACACTTCTATATATCTAGAATTCAAAGGAAAAGATTACATGGCACATCTCGCACCTCTGCAGAGAACTCAAGGTTTTGAGAAAGCACCTTCAGGACGTTCTCCTCTCTCAGCTCTGCTCACATACTGGGTGTGAGAGCCACGGTACGGCATGCAATGGTTTTGAAGAATTAATTCACTTAAATTGCACACTTATGTTTATGAAAGTCCTTTTCAACTTGCAGTGACAGCCACTCTCCTGTAGAAACCCACCTAGTGTGAGACAGATGACCAGTCTGGTCTGGACAAAGGCTTTAGTTTACAGCCTTACACAAAGTTCTTGTAGAAGTAATACCAATCACTTACAAGccaaaattctgttttgttgcaaaaatacagatttacCTCCTCTGAaacatgttttccatttctttcagtAGTATGCATCCTTTTGAGCAGCCCTGTATCTGAGGCTGTATTCCACTCACTGCACCTCTGCAAACTGCACCTTCCAATTTCTACAAaccccaaatgaaaaaaagtcgACCCAACCCCAACAGATTACTGGAATAGGCAGACCCACAAGATGCACAGGGTCATATTAAAGACTTCACTGGAGATGTAAGATTTTATATGTGGCTATGAAATTGATGGGATGAAATGTAACAAGGTATGTGTGAAAGTTGTGGGTATAACACACCAATATGGATGTCATGCAACATTAAGGGACTCTAGCAAGATCCCACTTacaccacagaaagaaaaaaaaaccaccaaacccttATTCACAGGTTTAGTCAAAGTATAAAATTATAATGCCTTAAGTTTCTAGCTACCTGCCCTAGAACCTCTTAActcagagctgcctgtgctAATCTTTCAGAGAGCTGGCAACAGTACCAGCTGGGCCTCTCACAAATTTAACGAGCAGTGTTGTATTAGGTGATTTCCACAGCATTGAAGGAATAAAGCGATGAAGAAGAGAACACGGACATCCAAGTGAGGAGGCTTCCCTCCGTGCTGAAGAGAGCAGCTAGAGTAAGGGAAGTAACCCCACATACAGGCTGACAGAGCTTACAGCTCAGCCCCCAAGAACCCACGCTCAGTACTGTGCACAGCTGAAAGCCATTTCTGGATAAAATTGACAGCCAAGGAAGAATGAACCACAGCAAGTTGACAGCAGTTTTGGAAACCACTCAATTTCTTGGCTAATCACACAGAAACAGAGGTATATGAGCTCAGGTGGGTGAGTCAGATTGGCTCTTGTTCAATTgtgacaaataaaaaattaatggcAGATTGAGAATTAATTAATCTCTACTGGAGGGTAGGGAATTGTGTTAGTTATTTCAATTATTGGGCACACCTACAgagcagctgttttcttttaatatggGGGGACAAACACAAGGACACGTAGATTGGGAACAGGAAATAAGGCAACAAAAGAAGGGAAGTAGGTGTTGTGTGGGAGAAGTGGTAAGGTTTGGTGAAGTCTTTTGTTATCTGGTGTTCAGAAAAAGAACTTAGTGGgttattaaggaaaaaacagaaatctcACCAAGGTAAAATCAACcttggttgtttgggtttgtttttttttttcctcctgagtgCAGCTCTGCAGGTATTTAAAAGTCAGGGGCATGGTTTAGTGAGGTACTTGGCACAGTTTAGGTTACCAGAGAcacttgatgatcttaaaggtcttttccaacctaaatgattctatgattctgggAAAAAGTGGTAAATGTTTCTGCTTGAGAAAAGAGAGGCTGTTGTGAGGTAAGTGTGTGGCATAGGGCTCAGTGCTCCAGAAGAAAATGGTTAAACATGAATTCCTGAGGAAGGAGGACAGCCTAGGTGGATATGGTTACCAAAGAGGTGGACAATTGTATGGGGCTGGCCAGCAGTCATCACTGGGAATGGATTCAAGCCAGAGCTGAGTGGTAAGCCGTGCTTTGTACAACACGCTCTCCAAGTGGAGACGCTGACCGTGCCTGATATGGGGCTGAGGGGAAGGGTGAGGATTGCCAAAATTGCGGAAAGCACCAGGGAACCTGGTCTGTGGGAGGCGCAGGATCCCTGCGGGCTTGTGACAGGGCAGGTGGTGTCTATCTGGTGTTCCTGCTCTGAATGTCATCACCCCATTTTTGTTGGGATGAGACTGCCTTCAGGAATACTTAAAAAGATCTGAGACTTTTTCTGAGAGGCCCAAATTCCCCCAAGCTACAAGTGCTGAAGGTGCCTCTGCAGTGCACAGAAGCCTACAAAAGGCTTCATctattttttctccagttttgtcaaggttctaaagaaaacatcacCAGAGGAGGTAAAACTTGACTTACGGAGTATTTCAGAGGCTGCTATTAAAAAACGAAATGTTTTAAGCCACAAAGTTACCACAATGACCAAGTTTTAGCTATGATTTCTACTGAAATTTCAATCTAAAGTCAGAGTTCTATGTTTTAAGGGTAATAAAGGCAGAAgcttccttaaaaataatgtgAGTAAGCCTAAAATTAGCTGTTTCACCTGGTAAGAAGCAAGCCATGAATCACACAGCATGCTTCATAACATGTTCTTCTACCCTTGTGAACCCCAGTGAAGTACGTACCTACTTCCCATATATTCCCTGTGTCGTAACAGGGCTTTAGCTGCCATTTCAGGAGCTGCAAACTGCACATAGGCTTCTCCTGTTCTTCTTTCTCCCCGGTAAATGAAAGCTATGTCAGTTATTTTCAAACCTATAGaagggtggggagaaaaaggcaTTTACATTGTCAGGAACTTCTGCCACAGCTCAGAGAGACATCTTTTTCCATACTCCTCTGTTTTTTGATAAGCTAACCGGACAGTTAAATAGTTCTGAAAAAACTGCTAATGCTGGCCTATGTacctgttttttaaacttttaaaactccaatttatttgctttaagtTAGTTTTCACAGAAGGCTTAACTGCCAATAATGAATCGACTTGAGGCTTCAATtaactattaaaataataattggaTCCAAGTTCTAGAGAACAAGGAGATCCAGAGCACAAACGTTCTTGAAATTTTCTCTTATTGTTATGGTAATTTTTTTGCATCCCTTTAAAACCCAGGTCAAATTCACTGAATTTCAATTTTTGTGCTCTATATCTTATTGGGGAGCCTGTAATCTAGTAAATAGTTATATCTGACACGATACAGAGCGCACACAAGGCTGGGCTGCtacacttctctttttttttccatgaatgcTTTTGTGTACCTCTTTGCACCTTGTTACTTTCTCAAAGGGTCTCCCCACGctgctgaagaaacagaaatacttgCTCCACAATGCTGCCCTAGTCATCTCATTATGATAACTCTGCTACTAGATGCTTTTAAACATATTGAGCTATTGGttatcaaatgaaaaatttactAGCTGTGGCCTTTGCTTTTGGCATGATGGTGGTTATTATGAGCCTTAGTGTTACAGAACTCTGTGCACGCCTACCTGGAGTGGAAGAAGTTCCGGGGGAAAAACTGATTTTAGTTTAGTCTACAACTTAAGCTTTATCTGAGGAAGCatcaatttattttgcaaaacctAGAAAAGCTTCCTTTCTAATGAATGCAGGCAGCAACCACCTGGATTGCTCTAGCACTGAAGGTGGGACATGAGAGTACGCACACACACTGTGCAGTACTTGCTCAGCTGAGAACTGGTGCAAGTAACTTTCTCAACCACGAACAAAccagtaacaaaaaaaccccaaacaactaaCCCCTGCTTTTAACAGTTTTAACTTGCATATGTGGTCTAACTGTCATGATTATACAGATGTGAATACCCATACTGTGTTCACTTGTACTGTAACTATCATACAGGCCTTTTTGCCCTTCTTAACTCTGCCAAATTATGCACTGGTAGCACTCCAGTTACAGATAATAGGATTTAGgttcctctctttccttccacTGGCCCCAAAAAAGAGTGCTGCAAGAACTGATCCTAGGTTAGACATGCAGAAAGTCAAAGGTGCAAGAAAACCTTGCGGCCAAAAGCTTGTTCATGAAGCTTTAGTTGCTTCTAGCTGTAGGGGGACAGCAACTCCTTACACTGTTCAAGGCTGtatgtgcttttgcttttcttggttAGAGGAACAACAGCCTATCTAGGCATCACCTTCAAGAAGTAAACACCCTGTAACTAAATAGCACAGATTAGACTGAGTTACCTGCGAAAAAATCTGCAATATCCTCCTCAGTGGAGCTGAATGGAAGGCCTCTGAGTAGTACAATTCCATCATTTATGGCTTTTGACTCATCCCGCAGATTTTGTAGTAAGCCCTCTACATCACTATCGTGTACTTCAaaaactgcaaggaaaacagGCACAAAACGTATTTTCCCTCATGGTACTCAGAAGGTGACACTCTGCAGGCATTCTTCTAAGGCAGACTCCTTCTCCCCTGCAAAACTTCATAAtgtttcttcccccaccccgTACTTTTTGGTCCTGCAATGGTGCCCCTTGCTGCACAAGCCACTTGACTTTTCCTGTCCAGCCTCGAAAGCTTTGGCTTAATGGGCCTTGCTGGCTAAGTTGTTGCTCTGTTCTACATCTTGCAGGTCTCCATGCTGCCCCCCCTTGCACGAGCCCGCTTCATTATTCAAGCAGTTTTTATTCACTTCATCATGAGTTTTCTTCCGAAGTTAACTTACGCCATTTGAAACCCACCTTTCACGTAGCGTGGGCCCATATACCTCAGGTGCTTTTCCAAGGCTCTCTGGACATCGGCTTTTGACTCCAGCTCGATCAAGGCATCCCCCCTGCGTCTCCCATC
The Haliaeetus albicilla chromosome 1, bHalAlb1.1, whole genome shotgun sequence DNA segment above includes these coding regions:
- the GRSF1 gene encoding G-rich sequence factor 1, which gives rise to MAAAAAAARRGLSALLLGRRPPLPPWLRPPPARSLLTAAAVPLGSGPGAPRALPPLRAAVRSYSQVTDAPEEGHLSEQEPESPKAENDNVFLVRAQGFPFSCTEEDVLTFFDSCRIRNGENGIHFLLNRDGRRRGDALIELESKADVQRALEKHLRYMGPRYVKVFEVHDSDVEGLLQNLRDESKAINDGIVLLRGLPFSSTEEDIADFFAGLKITDIAFIYRGERRTGEAYVQFAAPEMAAKALLRHREYMGSRYIEVYVSRKHHMQRHVPYDRQMVTYPKVRREQESIFEEREFSNMGGSDAERENKLCREGAESSRQVVESGNISSPLHFVHMRGFPAQASAQDIINFFAPLKPTRIMVEYNSHGDATGEVDVHFESHEDAVAAMAKEGSQLQCSTIELFLNEHPKAKENC